A genomic region of Eriocheir sinensis breed Jianghai 21 unplaced genomic scaffold, ASM2467909v1 Scaffold594, whole genome shotgun sequence contains the following coding sequences:
- the LOC126993274 gene encoding uncharacterized protein LOC126993274 yields MSAEPQPREPVGEKHYRMALAAVSAQGDRKEAMKILEEKLNKAKGELVKLSNSYDTALDDIQNHYRNASSTLTSIKEAAEKALDAYMLEFQRRLRDQLEKMEELKKALSPVPNNKMISDSYSENAMTNIRNDNSVHSSVMEVEYCSHLQFVALFACTGTTFQNYYKFFIVKEATQGEKSK; encoded by the exons TTACAGAATGGCCTTAGCTGCAGTAAGTGCtcagggagacaggaaggaggcaATGAAAATACTGGAGGAAAAATTAAACAAG GCTAAAGGTGAGCTGGTAAAACTGTCGAATTCTTATGACACTGCCCTTGATGATATCCAGAACCACTACAGGAACGCCTCTTCAACCCTGACGTCAATAAAAGAGGCAGCGGAAAAG GCTTTGGATGCCTACATGCTGGAGTTCCAAAGGAGACTAAGGGATCAGCTGGAAAAGATGGAAGAGCTTAAAAAGGCACTCTCACCTGTTCCAAATAACAAG ATGATCTCTGATTCCTACAGTGAGAACGCCATGACCAACATCAGAAATGACAACAGTGTGCACTCCAGTGTCATGGAGGTGGAGTATTGTAGCCATCTTCAGTTTGTTGCTCTTTTTGCATGCACAGGAACTACTTTTCAAAATTATTATaaattttttatagtaaaggaagctactcAAGgggaaaagagtaaataa